The Montipora capricornis isolate CH-2021 chromosome 3, ASM3666992v2, whole genome shotgun sequence genome window below encodes:
- the LOC138040532 gene encoding uncharacterized protein: MPSSTMIVGPSGSGKTLLTEGTVFEGRKTRPCHYCYAIWQPRFDGMKRQGIQFHEGIPEVADLQTWFPQGGVLVLDDLMDEGGNDKRVLDLFTRESHHRHITVLYLCQDLFPPGKFAKTISRNAHYVIDFKNPRDQTGCRALFLQAFPDRWRDVLKLFVACTQRPYGYLMIDLHPASDDRFRLFSHVTQQDGPTVVYERQ; encoded by the coding sequence ATGCCCAGTAGTACGATGATTGTCGGTCCGTCTGGAAGTGGCAAGACGCTCTTGACGGAAGGCACTGTGTTTGAGGGCAGAAAGACACGACCGTGTCATTACTGTTACGCCATATGGCAACCCCGGTTCGATGGTATGAAACGTCAAGGCATCCAGTTTCACGAAGGAATCCCTGAAGTCGCCGATCTTCAAACATGGTTTCCTCAAGGTGGGGTGTTGGTCTTGGACGATCTCATGGATGAAGGAGGAAACGATAAACGCGTGTTGGATCTCTTTACGCGAGAATCCCATCATCGACACATTACGGTCTTGTACTTGTGTCAAGATCTGTTTCCACCTGGGAAATTTGCCAAGACCATTTCGCGCAATGCGCATTACGTGATTGACTTCAAGAATCCCAGGGATCAGACGGGATGTCGCGCGTTGTTCCTCCAAGCCTTTCCAGATCGATGGCGAGACGTCCTCAAACTCTTTGTCGCGTGCACGCAACGTCCTTACGGGTATCTCATGATCGACCTTCATCCTGCCTCAGACGACCGATTCCGGTTGTTCAGTCATGTGACACAGCAAGACGGTCCCACGGTGGTGTACGAGCGCCAATGA
- the LOC138040534 gene encoding uncharacterized protein, giving the protein MAEDRDLFLFGDDVDAVLEALEASDIVDESFNEAVTEVQEDEIMCTFCSKKCKSLSGLKRHMTCKHKDELEDKETECIEGEQCKFTADLLAKMVDEVKQRIVNNKVFSKTIKEELRAYSFTNLAEESTEFVELQKIYQQLMKKKTQEQFYAKFYSTVPLNSCRYFTGLSRNSATLLSTKLADVMLAYSKEKAVITVRNFKFELTEKEMAGLQYIGGYVLHKLHNKNIKSNLSDSKVTQQAVALLKAGKEANQAMQDYQKLTTTLNRGGLWCITKPAQTIFPRTEKYFRYFTTDYPLTRIDINEIREKSACDSEVLTAFNCMKVVSELKLEDKIAKDVLQSIIHLYIRVRCFSFAKDVIQKYKLQTKLVKEKALRKQISRASNSSELRND; this is encoded by the exons atggcggaagaTAGGGACCTTTTCCTGTTTGGAGATGATGTAGACGCGGTTCTTGAGGCTTTAGAGGCCAGTGATATCGTTGATGAAAGCTTTAATGAAGCTGTAACTGAG GTACAAGAGGACGAGATCATGTGCACGTTCTGCTCGAAGAAATGCAAAAGTTTAAGCGGTTTAAAGAGACACATGACATGTAAACATAAGGATGAGCTGGAAGATAAAGAAACAGAGTGCATTGAGGGAGAGCAATGTAAATTTACAGCAGATTTACTTGCAAAGATGGTCGACGAAGTGAAACAGCGTATAGTCAACAACAAGGTCTTCTCCAAGACCATTAAAGAAGAGCTTAGGGCTTACTCGTTCACCAACTTAGCTGAAGAATCCACAGAATTCGTAGAATTGCAAAAGATCTACCAGCAGCtgatgaaaaagaaaacccAGGAACAGTTCTATGCTAAGTTTTATTCTACTGTGCCATTGAATTCATGCAGATATTTCACTGGGCTATCTAGAAATTCTGCCACATTGCTATCAACTAAACTTGCAGATGTTATGCTTGCCTACAGCAAAGAAAAGGCAGTCATTACTGTTAGGAACTTTAAGTTTGAACTAACTGAAAAGGAAATGGCTGGATTACAGTATATCGGAGGGTATGTACTACACAAGTTGCACAACAAAAACATCAAGTCAAATCTCAGTGATTCAAAAGTTACCCAGCAGGCAGTTGCTCTACTTAAAGCTGGCAAAGAGGCTAACCAGGCAATGCAAGACTATCAAAAGCTGACCACAACACTGAACCGAGGTGGACTATGGTGCATCACAAAACCAGCTCAAACAATTTTTCCGAGAACTGAAAAATACTTTAGATACTTTACTACTGACTATCCCTTAACAAGAATTGACATTAATGAAATAAGGGAGAAATCAGCATGTGATTCGGAAGTGCTTACAGCTTTCAACTGCATGAAGGTAGTATCAGAACTGAAACTAGAAGATAAGATAGCAAAGGATGTACTACAAAGTATAATTCACTTGTACATTAGAGTTAGGTGTTTTTCATTTGCAAAAGATGTTATACAGAAGTACAAACTGCAGACAAAGCTAGTGAAGGAAAAGGCTTTACGAAAACAGATCAGCAGAGCAAGCAATAGCTCCGAGCTTAGGAACGACTAG
- the LOC138043358 gene encoding ATP-dependent DNA helicase RecQ-like, whose product MRKLLAAETLNNLTILSQKRKEQDYAQLYQTFTIECNGECFDVVAIHEKEAAKLFGLYLWHKGDLHWLEEGSKPVLVKVRNTMVSSIFNLWRSKQKIYAEVTFYKNFHTYVLPTPAPHAQPIHASIMQEIPNALTKEDEPLYVLKTIFGYESFREGQLEAIQAIVGGKDCVILMPTGGGKSLIFAVAAIVKQGLTVVIEPLKFLMEEQVAILREKGVSAFYFNSSLTDTEMDFVIHSLTRFRSQYVMLFTSPECIFSERLKKVLSSWNAIGKLGLIAVDEAHCIDSWGVGFRPDYTRLGELKSYGTVIAAFTGTATPHSLQVLIDTLKLQECSVIQTSFLRDNLFIEVLDKKDNAKQQLATMILEKFQNNCGIVYCARRQDAVDVAHELKKYGVSVTYVHGALSDIDRKKNEELWSNDNAKVMCATKCFGMGINKGNVRFVIHLTFPESLEDYYQEIGRAGRDGYPATCITLFKFENRSFHLHNIKEIEDEGNKNQRYNKLNESTYFFYNSTECRHVQILSYFGEGASNPCETTCDVCTNGPLRDHGIQSDKTELAKIVIHCVIEMQIVGKVNVTLLSQVLMGSVSAEILTSGLDKLNGYCKAKELLPGRSERKLLVKFIYYLILKGFLKETIRGASNCNVALTVGDVSNLLSRSVKIY is encoded by the exons aTGAGGAAACTCTTGGCCGCAGAAACCCTAAACAACCTCACCATTCTGTCCCAGAAGAGGAAAGAACAA GATTATGCACAATTGTATCAGACCTTCACAATTGAATGCAATGGTGAATGTTTTGATGTAGTTGCTATACATGAAAAAGAGGCAGCAAAGTTGTTTGGTCTTTACCTGTGGCACAAAGGAGACTTACATTGGCTGGAGGAAGGCAGTAAACCAGTCTTGGTTAAGGTGCGAAACACAATGGTGTCTTCAATATTTAACTTGTGGCGAAGTAAACAAAAGATTTATGCAGAAGTCACATTTTACAAGAAC tttcaCACCTATGTGCTACCAACCCCTGCACCTCACGCCCAACCAATCCATGCCTCAATTATGCAAGAGATTCCAAATGCTTTGACTAAGGAAGATGAACCACTTTATGTTTTGAAGACAATTTTTGGTTACGAGTCCTTTCGTGAAGGCCAACTGGAAGCGATCCAAGCCATAGTTGGTGGCAAGGACTGTGTGATACTGATGCCCACTGGTGGAGGGAAAAGTTTGATATTTGCAGTTGCAGCCATTGTAAAGCAAGGATTGACTGTTGTGATAGAACCTCTTAAATTTTTAATGGAAGAACAGGTTGCTATTTTACGAGAAAAAGGTGTGTCTGCCTTTTACTTCAACTCTTCTCTAACAGATACAGAAATGGATTTTGTCATTCATAGTCTTACAAGGTTTAGGTCCCAGTACGTCATGTTATTTACCAGTCCAGAATGCATTTTCAGTGAAAGACTGAAAAAAGTCTTGTCCAGTTGGAATGCCATTGGAAAACTGGGGCTAATTGCAGTAGATGAAGCTCACTGCATTGATTCCTGGGGAGTTGGATTCAGACCAGATTATACCAGACTTGGGGAACTAAAAAGCTACGGAACTGTCATAGCCGCATTTACTGGAACAGCAACACCTCACTCTTTACAAGTTCTTATTGACACCTTGAAACTGCAGGAATGTTCTGTCATCCAAACATCTTTTTTGCGAGATAACTTGTTTATTGAAGTGTtggacaaaaaagacaatgcaaaaCAACAATTGGCCACAATGATCCTGGAAAAATTCCAGAACAATTGTGGAATTGTCTATTGTGCCAGAAGGCAGGATGCTGTGGATGTGGCACATGAACTTAAAAAGTATGGTGTTAGCGTGACATATGTTCATGGTGCCTTGAGCGACATTGACCGCAAAAAAAATGAGGAACTGTGGAGTAATGACAACGCTAAGGTCATGTGTGCTACCAAGTGTTTTGGAATGGGaataaacaaaggaaatgtCCGATTTGTTATACATCTCACATTCCCAGAATCCCTTGAAGATTATTACCAGGAAATTGGTCGGGCTGGGAGAGATGGCTACCCTGCAACATGTATTACCCtgtttaaatttgaaaaccGGTCTTTTCATTTGCATAATATAAAAGAGATTGAAgatgaaggaaacaaaaatcaaaGATACAATAAACTGAATGAATCAACTTATTTCTTCTATAATTCTACAGAGTGCAGGCACGTGCAGATTCTCTCATATTTTGGTGAAGGTGCTTCAAACCCATGTGAGACCACATGTGATGTTTGTACAAATGGACCACTAAGAGATCATGGCATTCAAAGTGATAAAACAGAACTAGCTAAAATTGTCATTCACTGTGTCATAGAAATGCAAATTGTTGGGAAAGTAAATGTGACTTTGCTCTCCCAAGTTTTGATGGGATCTGTGTCTGCAGAAATTTTAACCAGTGGACTGGATAAACTAAATGGCTATTGCAAGGCCAAGGAACTCTTGCCTGGGAGAAGTGAAAGGAAGTTGTTGGTAAAATTTATATACTACCTCATTCTTAAAGGCTtcttgaaagaaacaattcgTGGAGCAAGTAATTGCAATGTTGCTTTGACTGTAGGGGATGTAAGCAACCTGCTTTCACGTTCAGTTAAGATTTATTAA